In Neisseria animalis, a single window of DNA contains:
- the tcuB gene encoding tricarballylate utilization 4Fe-4S protein TcuB: MQTLQELTRQAQALANGEHVPLSADEQEAARVLNICNGCRYCEGFCAVFPAMTRRLEFGKADVNYLANLCHNCGACLHSCQYAPPHSFAISIPQTMAAVRGQTYQEYSWPRPLGKLYRRNGLTLTLAAFAALSLFLILAVGLGGQGWDALWGAVDFGGNFYNLFPHNLMVGLFAPVFLFSLVALAMGVRQFWRDITPVTGGTPVPPPAAAEAAHNVLSLKYLDGGHGAGCNNEDDAFTLARRRCHHFTFYGFMLCFAATALGTVYHYLFGWSAPYDLPSIPKILGAAGGTLMIIGTAGLWRLHTRRHPEHVLAQQKAMDRGFIALLFIIAATGIILWLTRGTPALALMLCLHLAAVMTFFLTMPYSKFAHGFYRSAALLRHNTEKRLPNPVGLGSE; encoded by the coding sequence ATGCAAACCCTCCAAGAACTGACCCGGCAAGCACAAGCACTTGCTAACGGCGAGCATGTTCCTCTCAGCGCAGACGAGCAAGAAGCTGCCCGCGTTCTAAATATCTGCAACGGCTGCCGCTATTGCGAAGGCTTTTGCGCCGTTTTCCCCGCGATGACGCGCCGCTTGGAATTCGGCAAAGCCGATGTGAATTATCTGGCCAACCTCTGCCACAACTGTGGAGCCTGTCTGCATTCCTGCCAATACGCACCGCCGCACAGCTTCGCCATCAGCATTCCGCAAACCATGGCCGCCGTTCGCGGACAAACCTATCAGGAATACTCATGGCCGCGCCCCTTGGGCAAACTCTACCGTCGCAACGGATTGACGCTGACGCTGGCTGCCTTTGCCGCATTGTCACTTTTTCTGATACTGGCCGTCGGTTTGGGCGGACAGGGCTGGGACGCACTGTGGGGCGCGGTGGATTTCGGCGGTAATTTTTACAATCTTTTCCCGCATAATCTGATGGTCGGCCTGTTTGCACCGGTATTTTTGTTTTCCTTGGTTGCGTTGGCCATGGGCGTGCGCCAATTCTGGCGCGACATCACGCCTGTAACCGGCGGCACACCCGTCCCCCCACCCGCCGCCGCAGAAGCCGCCCATAACGTGTTGTCGCTCAAATATTTAGACGGTGGACACGGCGCGGGCTGCAACAACGAAGACGATGCTTTCACACTCGCGCGCCGCCGCTGCCACCATTTCACGTTCTACGGATTTATGTTGTGTTTCGCCGCCACTGCCTTGGGCACGGTGTATCACTATCTCTTTGGCTGGAGCGCACCTTATGATTTGCCGAGCATACCGAAAATCTTAGGCGCGGCGGGTGGTACACTGATGATTATCGGCACCGCAGGATTATGGCGTTTGCACACGCGCCGCCATCCCGAACATGTATTGGCACAGCAAAAAGCCATGGACCGCGGCTTCATCGCCCTGCTGTTTATCATTGCCGCCACAGGCATCATCCTCTGGCTCACACGCGGCACGCCCGCTCTGGCCCTGATGCTCTGCCTGCACCTTGCCGCCGTGATGACGTTTTTCCTGACCATGCCGTACAGCAAATTCGCCCACGGCTTCTACCGCAGTGCCGCCCTGCTGCGCCACAACACGGAAAAACGCTTACCCAACCCGGTGGGTTTGGGTTCGGAGTAG
- the tcuA gene encoding FAD-dependent tricarballylate dehydrogenase TcuA: MDTDVLVIGGGNAALCAALMARETGVRVMLLEAAPKNRRGGNSAHTRNLRCMHDAPQDVLVDAYPEEEFWQDLYKVTGGNTDEHLARMVIRASSTCRPWMRRHGVHFQPPLSGALHVARTNAFFMGGGKALVNAYYRSAEQLGVEIHYESPVDRLEIENGVFQAAWSKGKRITAKACVLAAGGFESNREWLREAWGQNERGEWPADNFIIRGTAFNQGVLLRHMIEDHRADSLGDPTQAHMVAIDAHAPLYDGGICTRIDCVSLGVVVNRDAQRFYDEGEDFWPKRYAIWGRLVAQQPGQIAYSIIDSKAVGRFMPPVFKGAKADTLEELAGQLQLDVTAFTETVRRYNAACRPGRFDHTVLDDCRTEGITPEKSHWALPLDKPPFYGYALRPGVTFTYLGLRTDDTAAVRFNGEASSNLYVAGEMMAGNVLGKGYTAGVGLSIGTAFGRIAGVNAANSVLGHPAQRGPVSDKVR, from the coding sequence ATGGATACCGACGTATTGGTCATCGGCGGCGGCAATGCCGCCTTGTGCGCTGCTTTGATGGCGCGGGAAACCGGTGTGCGCGTGATGCTGCTCGAAGCCGCACCCAAAAACCGGCGCGGCGGCAATTCCGCCCACACCCGCAATTTGCGCTGTATGCACGATGCGCCGCAGGATGTGTTGGTGGATGCCTATCCGGAAGAAGAATTTTGGCAGGATTTGTACAAAGTAACCGGCGGCAACACCGACGAGCATTTGGCACGCATGGTGATTCGCGCGTCTTCCACCTGCCGCCCGTGGATGCGCCGCCACGGTGTGCATTTCCAACCGCCCCTCTCCGGTGCGCTGCATGTGGCGCGCACGAATGCGTTTTTTATGGGCGGCGGCAAGGCTCTGGTGAATGCGTATTACCGCAGCGCAGAGCAGCTGGGTGTGGAAATTCATTATGAATCGCCGGTTGACCGTTTGGAGATTGAAAACGGCGTTTTTCAGGCGGCCTGGAGCAAGGGCAAGCGCATTACCGCCAAAGCGTGTGTGCTGGCGGCGGGCGGTTTTGAGTCCAACCGCGAATGGCTGCGCGAAGCTTGGGGACAAAACGAGCGCGGTGAGTGGCCGGCGGATAATTTCATCATTCGTGGCACAGCCTTTAACCAAGGCGTGTTGTTGCGCCATATGATTGAAGACCACCGTGCCGACAGTTTGGGCGACCCCACTCAGGCGCATATGGTCGCCATTGATGCCCATGCGCCTCTTTACGACGGCGGTATTTGTACGCGGATTGACTGTGTGTCGCTGGGTGTGGTGGTGAACCGTGATGCCCAACGTTTTTACGACGAAGGCGAAGATTTTTGGCCGAAACGTTATGCCATTTGGGGGCGTTTGGTGGCGCAGCAGCCGGGACAGATTGCCTATTCGATTATCGACTCCAAAGCAGTCGGCCGTTTTATGCCGCCCGTATTCAAAGGCGCAAAGGCCGATACGTTGGAAGAACTTGCCGGACAGTTGCAGTTGGATGTTACCGCGTTTACCGAAACCGTGCGCCGATACAATGCCGCCTGCCGCCCCGGCCGGTTTGACCATACCGTGCTGGATGATTGCCGCACGGAAGGCATCACGCCCGAAAAATCGCATTGGGCATTGCCGCTCGACAAGCCGCCGTTTTACGGCTACGCCCTGAGGCCGGGCGTAACATTTACCTATCTTGGATTGCGCACGGATGATACTGCCGCCGTACGTTTTAATGGCGAAGCCAGCTCCAATCTGTACGTGGCCGGAGAAATGATGGCCGGTAATGTGTTGGGCAAGGGCTATACCGCAGGCGTAGGGTTGTCGATCGGAACTGCCTTCGGGCGCATTGCCGGCGTGAATGCAGCAAACTCTGTGCTCGGACACCCCGCACAAAGAGGCCCTGTTTCCGATAAAGTCCGATAA
- the hisA gene encoding 1-(5-phosphoribosyl)-5-[(5-phosphoribosylamino)methylideneamino]imidazole-4-carboxamide isomerase — protein sequence MLLIPAIDLKDGSCVRLKQGLMEEATVFSDSPAETAAHWFKQGARRLHLVDLNGAFAGEPKNFPAIKEILAEVAQHIPVQLGGGIRDLATIERYLDLGLTDVIIGTAAVKNPEFVRQACKEFAGHIIVGLDAKDGMVAIDGWATVTEHHVVDLGKQFADDGVNSIIYTDIGRDGMMSGVNIEATVKLAEAVCIPVIASGGLTDLNDIRALCAVEKSGVAGAITGRAIYEGSIDFAQAQQLADSLAA from the coding sequence ATGTTACTGATCCCTGCAATCGATTTAAAAGACGGAAGCTGCGTACGCCTGAAACAGGGCCTGATGGAGGAAGCAACCGTATTTTCCGACTCTCCTGCCGAAACTGCGGCGCATTGGTTCAAACAAGGTGCGCGCCGTCTGCATTTGGTGGATTTGAACGGTGCTTTTGCCGGCGAGCCGAAAAACTTTCCAGCCATCAAAGAAATTCTGGCGGAGGTTGCACAACATATTCCCGTACAGTTGGGCGGCGGCATCCGTGACTTGGCTACTATTGAAAGATATTTGGATTTGGGTTTGACCGATGTCATCATCGGTACGGCAGCGGTAAAAAATCCCGAATTTGTCCGCCAAGCCTGTAAAGAGTTTGCCGGCCATATCATCGTCGGCCTTGATGCCAAAGACGGCATGGTAGCAATTGACGGCTGGGCAACGGTAACCGAACACCATGTCGTCGATTTGGGCAAGCAGTTTGCGGACGATGGTGTCAACAGTATTATCTACACCGACATCGGTCGCGACGGTATGATGAGCGGCGTAAACATCGAAGCTACGGTCAAGCTGGCGGAGGCCGTCTGCATTCCGGTTATTGCGTCGGGCGGCTTGACGGACTTAAACGACATTCGTGCTTTGTGTGCCGTTGAAAAGAGCGGCGTTGCCGGAGCCATTACCGGACGTGCCATTTACGAGGGCAGCATTGATTTTGCCCAAGCCCAGCAGCTTGCCGACTCGCTGGCAGCCTAA
- a CDS encoding multidrug transporter MatE yields the protein MLAAFVLGFWLVWSANREIYPLSEGLWFTIIAAFLRQLAEFDMPLIDGYWAAFNGTVWMYTAAVLVIANRFGSNFATVSLMAAAAGIGYFQLILHLPSWLGSLTT from the coding sequence ATGCTGGCAGCGTTCGTATTGGGCTTTTGGCTGGTTTGGTCGGCAAACCGGGAAATCTATCCTTTGAGTGAAGGATTGTGGTTTACCATTATTGCTGCATTTCTGCGCCAACTTGCGGAATTTGACATGCCGTTAATTGATGGATATTGGGCGGCTTTCAACGGCACGGTTTGGATGTATACTGCCGCAGTATTGGTGATTGCCAACCGCTTCGGCAGCAATTTTGCAACGGTATCGCTGATGGCCGCGGCGGCGGGTATCGGTTATTTCCAACTGATTTTGCACCTGCCTTCGTGGTTGGGCAGTTTGACAACATAA
- the hisF gene encoding imidazole glycerol phosphate synthase subunit HisF: MALAKRIIPCLDVDNGRVVKGVNFLGLRDAGNPVDVAKRYNNEGADELTFLDITASSDNRDTILHVIEEVASQVFIPLTVGGGVRSVADVRRLLNAGADKASINTAAVTNPDLVNEASSFFGSQAIVVAIDAKAVNPENTRWEIFTHGGRKPTGLDAVGWAVEMQKRGAGEILLTSMDRDGTKAGFNLPLTRAISEAVDIPVIASGGVGNVQHLIDGVKEGKADAVLAASIFHFGEVGIREAKLAMQAAGIEVRL; this comes from the coding sequence ATGGCATTAGCAAAACGTATCATTCCCTGCCTCGACGTGGACAACGGCCGCGTGGTCAAAGGCGTAAATTTCTTAGGCCTGCGCGACGCGGGCAACCCTGTCGATGTTGCCAAACGCTACAACAACGAAGGTGCGGACGAGTTGACCTTTCTCGACATCACCGCCAGCAGCGACAACCGCGACACCATTTTGCACGTCATCGAAGAAGTCGCCTCGCAAGTTTTCATTCCGCTGACCGTCGGCGGCGGCGTGCGCTCGGTGGCCGATGTCCGCCGCCTGCTCAATGCGGGTGCGGATAAAGCCAGCATCAACACCGCCGCCGTGACCAATCCCGATTTGGTCAACGAAGCCAGCAGCTTTTTCGGTTCGCAGGCAATTGTGGTCGCCATTGACGCAAAAGCCGTCAATCCCGAAAACACCCGCTGGGAAATCTTTACCCACGGAGGCCGCAAACCGACCGGACTGGATGCGGTCGGATGGGCAGTGGAAATGCAGAAACGCGGCGCAGGGGAAATCCTGCTGACCAGCATGGACAGGGACGGCACCAAAGCCGGTTTCAACCTGCCGCTGACACGCGCCATCAGCGAAGCCGTGGACATTCCCGTCATCGCCTCCGGAGGTGTCGGCAACGTGCAGCACCTGATTGACGGCGTGAAAGAAGGCAAAGCCGATGCCGTATTGGCCGCGAGCATTTTCCACTTCGGCGAAGTCGGCATTCGCGAAGCGAAACTGGCGATGCAGGCGGCAGGAATCGAAGTGCGGCTGTAA
- a CDS encoding sulfite exporter TauE/SafE family protein, with product MELDFTLTQYLLIGILGIVAGIINMMAGGGSNLILPVLMMFGIPADIANGTNRVGVLLQSVSGLQGFYKAGKLPTADLPAIMLPTLIGGIIGALAASFAPVSILKPMLLLTMLGVAALVAFRPDLLVHAPDVRPVRVADRPQSRWALAAVGIYGGFVQAAAGFVLLPVLAGMLCYDLVRANALKVCCTLGFTLVALAIFISRGQVMWDIGLVLAICSALGARIGVKTAIKLQPDTLRKILFAMTLIAVVLALLK from the coding sequence ATGGAACTCGATTTCACCCTGACCCAATATCTGTTAATCGGCATACTCGGCATCGTTGCCGGCATCATCAACATGATGGCGGGCGGCGGATCGAATCTGATTTTACCGGTATTGATGATGTTCGGTATTCCTGCCGACATCGCCAACGGCACCAACCGTGTCGGCGTACTGCTGCAATCAGTATCGGGTTTGCAGGGATTTTACAAAGCAGGCAAACTGCCGACCGCGGATCTGCCCGCCATCATGCTGCCCACACTGATCGGCGGCATCATCGGCGCACTCGCCGCCTCGTTCGCCCCCGTAAGCATCCTCAAACCCATGCTGCTCCTGACCATGCTCGGCGTAGCGGCATTGGTGGCATTCCGCCCCGATTTGCTGGTGCACGCTCCCGATGTCCGTCCCGTGCGCGTTGCCGACCGTCCGCAATCCCGTTGGGCTTTGGCTGCCGTCGGCATTTACGGCGGATTTGTCCAAGCCGCCGCAGGATTCGTCCTGCTGCCGGTTTTGGCTGGGATGCTGTGTTATGATTTGGTACGCGCCAACGCGCTCAAAGTCTGCTGCACACTGGGTTTCACCCTTGTCGCGCTCGCCATTTTCATCTCGCGCGGACAAGTCATGTGGGACATCGGCTTAGTGCTTGCCATATGCAGTGCGCTCGGTGCGCGCATCGGCGTGAAAACCGCCATCAAGCTGCAACCCGACACCCTGCGTAAAATCCTTTTTGCCATGACCCTGATTGCCGTCGTTTTAGCCTTATTGAAATAG
- the hisI gene encoding phosphoribosyl-AMP cyclohydrolase, whose translation MNSENLLKSVKFDEKGLVCAVAQDWQTKRVLMVAWMNAEALQKTAETGFAHYYSRSRRKQWMKGEESGHTQKVRELRLDCDGDAVVMLIEQHGGIACHTGRESCFYRVWQNGGWQTVDTVLKDEERIYGHKHP comes from the coding sequence ATGAACAGCGAAAACCTTTTAAAATCCGTCAAATTCGATGAAAAAGGCTTGGTATGCGCCGTCGCGCAAGACTGGCAGACCAAACGCGTATTGATGGTGGCGTGGATGAACGCCGAAGCCCTGCAGAAAACCGCCGAAACCGGTTTCGCCCATTATTACAGCCGTTCGCGCCGGAAACAATGGATGAAAGGCGAAGAATCCGGCCACACGCAGAAAGTCCGCGAATTGCGCTTGGACTGCGACGGCGACGCGGTGGTGATGCTGATTGAACAACACGGCGGCATCGCCTGCCATACCGGCCGCGAAAGCTGCTTTTACCGAGTTTGGCAAAACGGCGGATGGCAGACCGTTGATACTGTTTTGAAAGACGAAGAGCGTATTTACGGGCATAAACATCCGTAA
- a CDS encoding phosphoribosyl-ATP diphosphatase translates to MTDILTQIQNVVDSRKGANPEESYVAQLLHKGGDKILKKVIEEAGEVLMASKDGDKEHIVYETADLWFHSMILLAHHGLRAEDVIAELARRQGLSGLAEKAARTE, encoded by the coding sequence ATGACCGACATCCTCACCCAAATCCAAAACGTCGTCGATTCGCGCAAAGGCGCGAATCCCGAAGAATCCTACGTTGCCCAGCTTTTGCACAAAGGCGGAGACAAAATCCTGAAAAAAGTGATTGAAGAAGCCGGCGAAGTATTGATGGCCTCCAAAGACGGCGACAAAGAACACATCGTTTACGAAACCGCCGACCTGTGGTTCCACAGCATGATTCTGCTCGCCCACCACGGCCTGCGGGCCGAAGATGTCATCGCCGAACTCGCACGCCGCCAAGGTTTGTCGGGGCTGGCGGAAAAAGCCGCCCGCACGGAATAA
- a CDS encoding histidine triad nucleotide-binding protein, with the protein MSNCIFCKITGKEIPASIVYEDDDMLCFKDINPAAPVHLLLIPKTHFDSLAHAQPEHGALLGKMMLKVPQIAEAAGLHNGFKTLINTGKGGGQEVFHLHIHIMGTPA; encoded by the coding sequence ATGAGCAACTGTATTTTCTGCAAAATTACCGGAAAAGAAATCCCGGCAAGCATCGTTTACGAAGACGACGACATGCTGTGTTTCAAAGACATCAATCCCGCCGCACCGGTACATCTGCTGCTGATTCCGAAAACCCATTTCGACTCACTGGCACACGCACAGCCGGAACACGGAGCACTGCTCGGCAAAATGATGCTGAAAGTACCCCAAATCGCCGAGGCAGCCGGCCTGCACAACGGCTTTAAAACCTTAATCAACACCGGCAAAGGCGGCGGGCAGGAAGTGTTCCACCTTCATATCCACATCATGGGCACGCCGGCCTGA
- the tatA gene encoding Sec-independent protein translocase subunit TatA, which yields MGSFSIWHWIIVLVIVVLVFGTKKLRNVGKDLGGAVHDFKKGLNEGADGQVKKDDVIEHKKEEDKA from the coding sequence ATGGGCAGCTTTTCCATCTGGCATTGGATTATCGTTTTAGTCATCGTTGTTTTGGTATTCGGCACCAAAAAACTGCGTAACGTCGGCAAAGACTTGGGCGGTGCCGTGCATGACTTTAAAAAAGGTCTGAACGAAGGTGCAGACGGCCAAGTCAAAAAAGACGACGTTATCGAGCACAAAAAAGAAGAAGACAAAGCCTAA
- the tatB gene encoding Sec-independent protein translocase protein TatB: MFDFGLSELLLVGAVALVVLGPERLPQAARMAGNLVGRLQRLVAGVKQELNTQVELEELRKAKQEFENAAAQFQEEVKHVGKDAQDSLNEITDGLKPWERLPEQRTPADFGVDAQGNPLPEAGDNGSDGAKPADSDEMPSVKTTEAAAETLGEAASENTAEYAAETTADSDQAWRDYLTGAKPAAVPQVSYTETVLPAAETAAPFSTGLHSPSLRQQAMRRKRDVRPKFRAQPKLRIRKK; encoded by the coding sequence ATGTTTGATTTCGGTTTAAGCGAACTGCTGCTGGTCGGCGCAGTCGCACTGGTCGTATTAGGCCCCGAACGCCTGCCCCAAGCCGCCCGAATGGCGGGCAACTTGGTCGGCAGGCTGCAACGGCTGGTAGCCGGCGTCAAGCAGGAATTAAACACTCAGGTAGAGCTGGAAGAGTTGCGTAAAGCCAAGCAGGAATTTGAAAATGCCGCCGCGCAGTTTCAAGAAGAAGTCAAACACGTCGGCAAAGATGCGCAAGACAGCCTCAACGAAATTACAGACGGCCTCAAGCCGTGGGAACGCCTGCCCGAGCAGCGCACTCCTGCGGATTTCGGGGTAGACGCTCAAGGAAATCCCCTGCCTGAAGCAGGCGATAACGGTTCAGACGGTGCAAAACCGGCAGACAGCGACGAGATGCCGTCTGTAAAAACAACCGAAGCCGCCGCCGAAACATTGGGAGAAGCCGCAAGCGAAAACACTGCGGAATATGCCGCCGAAACTACCGCCGATTCCGACCAAGCATGGCGCGACTACCTGACCGGCGCCAAACCTGCCGCAGTGCCGCAGGTCAGCTATACCGAAACCGTGCTGCCTGCCGCCGAAACCGCCGCGCCGTTTTCCACAGGGCTGCACTCTCCGTCCCTCCGCCAACAAGCCATGCGGCGCAAACGTGATGTCCGCCCGAAATTCCGCGCGCAACCGAAACTTCGTATCCGTAAAAAGTGA
- the tatC gene encoding twin-arginine translocase subunit TatC, translating to MSDSSIEQPTQPLIEHLLELRRRLVWTVCGIVLCFLCLMPFAQDLYSFAAKPLMASLPDNTSMIATDVIAPFFVPVKVTLMAAFLVSLPHTLYQMWAFVAPALYQNEKRLITPLVLSSLILFAVGMAFAYFLVFPVIFQFLAGVTPVGVNMATDIDKYLSFILGMFVAFGMTFEVPVVVVLLAKMGIVSTEQLKSARPYVIVGAFVVAAIVTPPDVISQILLAVPLVVLYEAGIWFSRFIRSKEQSDTDDNPPQPPATTA from the coding sequence GTGTCTGATTCTTCCATCGAACAACCCACACAACCCTTAATCGAGCACCTGCTCGAACTGCGCCGCCGCTTGGTTTGGACGGTGTGCGGGATAGTGTTGTGTTTTCTCTGCCTGATGCCGTTTGCACAGGATTTGTATTCGTTTGCCGCCAAACCGCTGATGGCTTCTCTGCCCGACAACACCAGCATGATTGCTACTGATGTGATTGCGCCGTTTTTCGTTCCCGTCAAAGTAACCTTAATGGCTGCTTTTTTGGTGTCGCTGCCGCATACGCTGTATCAGATGTGGGCGTTTGTCGCTCCCGCGCTGTACCAAAACGAAAAACGCCTGATTACGCCGTTGGTATTGTCCAGCCTGATTCTGTTTGCCGTCGGCATGGCTTTTGCTTATTTTCTGGTGTTTCCCGTCATCTTCCAATTTCTCGCGGGCGTTACCCCCGTCGGCGTGAACATGGCAACCGACATCGACAAATACTTGTCGTTTATCTTGGGTATGTTCGTGGCATTCGGCATGACGTTTGAAGTACCTGTTGTGGTGGTTTTGTTGGCCAAAATGGGCATCGTCAGCACCGAACAGCTCAAGTCGGCACGGCCTTATGTGATTGTCGGCGCATTCGTGGTTGCCGCCATTGTTACGCCGCCCGATGTCATTTCGCAAATCCTGCTGGCTGTGCCGCTGGTGGTGCTGTATGAAGCAGGTATCTGGTTCAGCCGTTTTATCCGCTCGAAAGAGCAGTCCGATACCGATGACAACCCGCCGCAACCGCCTGCGACAACTGCTTAA
- a CDS encoding DUF2069 domain-containing protein — MTPNPKQHWSYPAACFSLIALIALSLSWELWLAPLREGGSWLALKALPLCLPLAGILKGKVYTYQYSSMLILIYFAEAVMRIFDAAPAGRYCAVASVVLCTVFFIACLAFIGQHKKANH, encoded by the coding sequence ATGACTCCAAACCCCAAACAACACTGGTCCTACCCTGCTGCCTGTTTCAGCCTGATTGCGCTGATTGCCTTGAGCCTGTCATGGGAGCTCTGGCTTGCGCCTTTGCGCGAAGGCGGTTCGTGGCTCGCACTCAAAGCCCTGCCTCTGTGTCTGCCGCTGGCAGGAATTTTGAAAGGCAAAGTTTATACCTATCAATACAGCTCCATGCTGATTTTGATTTATTTTGCCGAAGCCGTGATGCGGATTTTCGATGCAGCCCCCGCCGGCAGATACTGCGCGGTTGCCTCAGTGGTGTTATGCACCGTATTCTTCATTGCCTGTCTGGCTTTTATCGGACAGCATAAAAAGGCAAATCATTAA
- a CDS encoding PglL family O-oligosaccharyltransferase produces MYPHFTDGPASEWSRRLIPLWVCFLWISVAPFLSLYRVGPLSSFYLEAGSLSGAVFLVLATAYLGLLNVRPSAASVGFLLLAAFWWIQARVLNLTYPGMNDMVVWTFIILALTAWACRAWVAGYGQERVTAVLAWSILAGALLQALIAFMQFKGWAGAEWFHGILAVGGKDGINGQLGQRNHLGHYLMWGVLAAAWLWGMRKMPAWAGLLLLLLLTAVLGLVNSRTIFIYLLGVGALLAVWRLSGGHETARLVRTMLLALILVALFQFGMSPLLEWLGSDGYQTAAERVASSGFQGSARDVEWRKAWAAFQSAPLLGHGWNSFAQQSFLIHAETRTFSNNIISVLFTHSHNLILQLLAEVGIFGTLLAAFCLLAAVWRMLRRPLQPASLLLLALMTVTLCHSMLEYPLWYIYFLTPFALMLSLSPARHTDFADGLRTAKRFNLTAGILSLLLIGGIARLGWHYTELAEYNRKPANETASENARKIEGLRRIAAAEPMLRYYAELSLSRRADPSAATVFPWAEQAAINALSYRPYANAYQVGLYLYRKGETERAEKWMQAMYYYYPYQMPFYAGKIRANAALQPLLPQLLADCQTFAATPNRPQAKHCGR; encoded by the coding sequence ATGTACCCTCATTTTACAGACGGCCCTGCAAGCGAATGGAGTAGGCGGCTTATCCCGCTATGGGTATGTTTCTTATGGATTAGCGTTGCGCCGTTCCTGTCGCTGTACCGTGTCGGCCCGCTGTCGAGCTTTTATCTGGAAGCAGGTTCTCTTTCAGGCGCGGTATTTTTGGTACTGGCCACCGCATATCTCGGCTTGCTGAATGTACGCCCTTCTGCTGCCTCCGTCGGTTTCTTACTGCTGGCGGCATTTTGGTGGATACAAGCCCGTGTATTGAATCTGACCTATCCGGGCATGAACGACATGGTCGTTTGGACATTTATTATCCTTGCGCTGACCGCATGGGCGTGCCGCGCTTGGGTGGCCGGATACGGGCAAGAGCGTGTTACCGCCGTCTTGGCATGGTCCATACTGGCCGGCGCGTTGTTGCAGGCGCTGATTGCCTTTATGCAATTCAAAGGCTGGGCCGGAGCCGAATGGTTTCACGGCATTTTGGCTGTCGGCGGAAAAGACGGCATCAACGGCCAGCTCGGACAGCGCAACCATCTGGGACACTACCTGATGTGGGGCGTTTTGGCAGCGGCTTGGCTGTGGGGTATGCGTAAAATGCCGGCATGGGCAGGTTTGTTGCTGCTGTTGCTGCTGACTGCTGTATTGGGCTTGGTCAACTCGCGCACGATTTTTATTTATTTATTAGGCGTGGGCGCACTACTTGCTGTGTGGCGTTTATCCGGCGGCCACGAAACCGCACGCTTGGTGCGGACCATGCTGCTTGCATTAATATTGGTTGCACTGTTTCAATTCGGTATGTCGCCATTATTGGAATGGCTGGGTTCCGATGGCTATCAAACAGCTGCCGAACGCGTTGCCTCCAGCGGATTTCAAGGCTCGGCGCGCGATGTCGAATGGCGCAAGGCATGGGCAGCTTTCCAATCCGCACCGCTTTTGGGACACGGCTGGAACAGTTTCGCACAGCAGTCTTTCCTGATACACGCCGAAACCCGCACCTTCTCCAACAATATCATCAGCGTACTGTTTACCCATTCCCACAATCTGATTTTGCAACTTTTGGCAGAAGTCGGCATTTTCGGTACATTACTGGCAGCATTCTGCCTGCTGGCTGCGGTTTGGCGTATGCTGCGCCGTCCCTTGCAGCCCGCTTCCCTGCTGCTGCTCGCGCTGATGACGGTAACGCTGTGCCACAGTATGCTGGAATACCCGCTGTGGTATATCTATTTTCTGACACCATTTGCCCTGATGTTGTCGCTCTCCCCGGCACGGCACACCGATTTTGCAGACGGCCTCCGCACGGCCAAACGCTTCAATCTGACCGCCGGCATACTCTCATTATTACTTATCGGCGGCATCGCACGCCTAGGCTGGCATTACACCGAATTGGCGGAATACAACCGCAAACCGGCAAATGAAACCGCCTCGGAAAACGCCCGCAAAATCGAAGGACTGCGCCGCATTGCCGCTGCCGAACCAATGTTGCGCTATTATGCCGAGCTCAGCCTCTCCCGCCGTGCCGATCCGTCTGCCGCAACCGTCTTCCCGTGGGCAGAACAAGCCGCAATCAACGCCCTGAGCTACCGCCCGTATGCCAATGCCTACCAAGTCGGCCTGTACCTCTACCGCAAAGGCGAAACCGAACGCGCCGAAAAATGGATGCAGGCAATGTATTACTACTACCCTTACCAAATGCCGTTTTATGCCGGAAAAATCCGCGCAAACGCCGCCCTACAGCCCCTTTTGCCGCAACTTTTAGCCGACTGCCAAACCTTTGCCGCCACACCAAACCGACCGCAAGCCAAGCATTGCGGCCGATAG